The Lytechinus pictus isolate F3 Inbred chromosome 10, Lp3.0, whole genome shotgun sequence genome includes a window with the following:
- the LOC135155783 gene encoding serine-aspartate repeat-containing protein F-like, with product MDDTETQTDMTMTDVDMDDTETQTDMTMTDVDMDDTETQTDMTMMDVDMDDTETQTDMTMTDVDMDETETQTDMTMTDVDMDDTETQTDMTMTDVDMDDTETQTDMTMTDVDMDDTETQTDMTMTDVDMDDTETQTDVDIDDTETQTDMTMTDVDMDDTETQTDMTMTDVDMDDTETQTDMTMTDVDMDDTETQTDMTMTDVDMDDTETQTDMTMTDVDMDDTETQTDMTMTDVDMDDTETQADMTMTDVDMDDTETQTDMTMTDVDMDDTETQTDMTMTDVDMDDTETQTDMTMTDVDMDDTETQTDMTMTDVDMDDTETQTDVDIDDTETQTDMTMTDVDMDDT from the coding sequence ATGGACGATACTGAGACTCAGACAGACATGACCATGACGGACGTCGACATGGACGATACTGAGACTCAGACAGACATGACCATGACGGACGTCGACATGGACGATACTGAGACTCAGACAGACATGACCATGATGGACGTCGACATGGACGATACTGAGACTCAGACAGACATGACCATGACGGACGTCGACATGGACGAAACTGAGACTCAGACAGACATGACCATGACGGACGTCGACATGGACGATACTGAGACTCAGACAGACATGACCATGACGGACGTCGACATGGACGATACTGAGACTCAGACAGACATGACCATGACGGACGTCGACATGGACGATACTGAGACTCAGACAGACATGACCATGACGGACGTCGACATGGACGATACTGAGACTCAGACAGACGTCGACATAGACGATACTGAGACTCAGACAGACATGACCATGACGGACGTCGACATGGACGATACTGAGACTCAGACAGACATGACCATGACGGACGTCGACATGGACGATACTGAGACTCAGACAGACATGACCATGACGGACGTCGACATGGACGATACTGAGACTCAGACAGACATGACCATGACGGACGTCGACATGGATGATACTGAGACTCAGACAGACATGACCATGACGGACGTCGACATGGACGATACCGAGACTCAGACAGACATGACCATGACGGACGTCGACATGGACGATACTGAGACTCAGGCAGACATGACCATGACGGATGTCGACATGGACGATACTGAGACTCAGACAGACATGACCATGACGGATGTCGACATGGACGATACTGAGACTCAGACAGACATGACCATGACGGACGTCGACATGGACGATACTGAGACTCAGACAGACATGACCATGACGGATGTCGACATGGACGATACTGAGACTCAGACAGACATGACCATGACGGACGTCGACATGGACGATACTGAGACTCAGACAGACGTCGACATAGACGATACTGAGACTCAGACAGACATGACCATGACGGACGTCGACATGGACGATACTTAG